From the genome of Winogradskyella forsetii, one region includes:
- a CDS encoding BatA domain-containing protein — protein sequence MQFKNPELLYALFLLVIPILIHLFQLRRFQKVEFTNVKFLKSVKLQTRKSSQLKKWITLFTRMLLLACVIIAFAQPFIPNTEDFNEAQETVIYLDNSFSMQAKGSNGTLLNEAIQDIINTLPEDETISLFTNDKTFRNTTVKALKNDLIQLSHSPTQLNYDAAYLKGKQLFLNEGAATRNLVLVSDFQQKGNLLNFEADSTVQLKLVQPKSTLVSNISIDSIYVSNATAETLDLKLKLSNEAEPIDNVTISLFNDEVLLTKSAVDIDKEAEATFTVANNKVINGKLTIDDAGLQYDNTFYFNINSKPKIKVLTINEATDDSFLNRIYTDDEFDFKSFKLNSLNFNLIPEQNLIVLNELETISNALKTALIAFKNDGGKLLVIPADKIDLNSYNQLFSASNSNGYSDQNANEKRITSINYNHPLLANAFYSKVTNFQYPKVAKSYRFSSNSNSVLSYEDGSPFLVGNTNTYAFSAALNSDNSNFKNSQLIIPVLYNLGLQSLKLSKLYYTVGQPNSIAIQTSIGQDDILTLDSDENSVIPLQKTYSKSVLLETEDFPNTAGILKVKNKDNVLQNLSFNYNRTESNLSYYDLNTLADANVESSLATTINNIKSNTTINALWKWFVIFALVFLIIEMLLLKFLK from the coding sequence ATGCAATTCAAAAATCCCGAATTACTTTACGCCCTATTTTTGCTGGTCATTCCTATTCTTATACATTTATTTCAGCTACGCCGTTTTCAGAAAGTTGAATTTACGAATGTAAAGTTTTTAAAATCAGTAAAGCTTCAAACACGAAAGAGCTCACAGCTTAAAAAATGGATTACACTTTTTACACGAATGCTTCTTTTAGCATGCGTTATCATTGCATTTGCCCAACCTTTTATTCCGAATACAGAAGATTTCAATGAAGCCCAAGAAACCGTAATTTATTTGGACAATTCCTTCAGCATGCAAGCCAAAGGGAGCAATGGCACCTTGCTTAACGAAGCCATTCAAGATATCATAAATACCTTACCTGAAGATGAGACCATCAGTTTGTTTACTAATGATAAAACCTTTAGAAACACAACCGTAAAAGCCTTGAAAAATGATTTGATTCAATTGTCACATTCCCCAACACAGCTCAATTATGATGCGGCTTATTTGAAAGGAAAACAGTTGTTTTTAAATGAAGGTGCTGCGACTCGGAATTTGGTTTTGGTGTCCGATTTTCAGCAAAAAGGAAATCTATTGAATTTTGAAGCAGATTCTACGGTGCAACTAAAATTGGTACAACCGAAATCGACCTTGGTTTCCAATATCAGTATCGATAGTATCTATGTGTCTAACGCAACAGCTGAAACTCTAGACCTTAAGTTAAAATTATCCAATGAAGCCGAACCTATCGATAATGTGACGATTTCGTTATTCAATGATGAGGTGTTGCTTACAAAAAGTGCCGTTGATATAGACAAAGAAGCAGAAGCTACGTTTACGGTTGCCAATAATAAGGTGATTAATGGTAAACTAACCATAGACGATGCAGGCTTGCAATATGACAATACGTTCTATTTCAATATCAATTCAAAACCTAAAATTAAGGTGTTGACTATTAATGAAGCAACGGATGATTCGTTTTTAAATCGGATTTATACCGATGATGAATTTGACTTTAAAAGTTTCAAATTGAATTCACTTAATTTTAATTTGATTCCTGAACAAAATCTCATTGTCCTTAATGAACTTGAAACTATTTCAAATGCCTTAAAAACGGCTTTAATTGCCTTTAAAAACGATGGTGGAAAACTCTTGGTAATTCCTGCTGATAAAATTGATTTAAATTCTTATAATCAGTTATTTAGTGCGTCTAACAGTAATGGTTATTCCGATCAAAACGCCAATGAAAAAAGAATAACAAGCATCAACTATAACCATCCACTTTTAGCGAATGCTTTTTATTCAAAAGTGACTAATTTTCAATATCCTAAAGTGGCAAAATCGTATCGTTTTTCTTCCAATTCCAACTCTGTTTTGTCCTATGAAGATGGCTCGCCTTTTTTAGTGGGAAACACAAACACCTATGCCTTTTCTGCAGCTTTGAATTCGGATAATTCAAACTTTAAAAATTCACAATTAATCATTCCTGTGCTGTATAATTTAGGATTACAGAGTTTGAAATTGTCAAAATTATATTACACCGTCGGTCAACCAAATTCTATTGCGATTCAGACGTCCATTGGACAAGATGATATTTTAACACTAGATTCTGACGAAAACTCTGTGATTCCACTTCAAAAAACCTATAGCAAATCTGTGCTTTTGGAAACAGAAGATTTCCCTAATACTGCCGGAATTCTGAAGGTTAAGAATAAGGACAATGTACTTCAAAATTTAAGCTTCAATTATAACAGAACAGAAAGCAATCTCAGCTACTATGATTTAAACACCTTGGCAGATGCAAACGTAGAATCGAGTTTAGCCACGACCATTAACAACATAAAAAGTAACACAACTATTAATGCGTTATGGAAATGGTTTGTTATTTTTGCACTAGTATTTTTAATTATAGAAATGCTGCTTTTGAAATTTTTGAAATAA
- a CDS encoding dihydroorotase, with protein sequence MNALIKSATIVDSKSDFHNETVDILIEKGRISKISKRIANPNNYQEIKLDNLHVSQGWFDSSVSFGEPGYEERETISNGLKTAARSGFTSVVLNANSNPVIDSYADITFVKSKANGNAVKLYPTGALTQGSKGEDLAELFDMGNAGAVAFYDYQKPISNPNLMKIALQYASNFDGLVFSFPQESKISGLGVANEHINSTKLGLKGNPALAEELQVARDLFLLEYTEGKLHIPTISTVKSVELIRAAKAKKLDVTCSVAIHNLVFTDDVLQEFDTNFKVLPPLRTQTDCEGLIEGLKDGTIDMVTTDHNPIDIEDKKIEFDYAKYGTIGLESAFGALQNIFTTKKTVSLLTQGKSRFGISETAISEGQIADLALFNPDTTYEFTTTHLSSRSKNSMFLGSKLKGATYGVIANNKMVLK encoded by the coding sequence ATGAACGCACTCATAAAATCTGCAACCATCGTTGATTCTAAAAGTGATTTTCACAATGAAACGGTTGATATTTTAATTGAAAAAGGTCGTATTTCCAAGATTTCCAAACGCATTGCCAATCCTAATAATTACCAAGAAATAAAACTGGACAACTTGCATGTGTCGCAAGGTTGGTTTGATAGCAGTGTTTCTTTTGGTGAACCGGGTTACGAAGAACGTGAAACCATAAGCAACGGTTTAAAAACTGCTGCACGTTCTGGTTTTACGTCGGTAGTTTTAAACGCCAATTCCAATCCTGTAATTGATAGCTACGCAGATATTACATTTGTGAAGTCTAAAGCAAATGGCAATGCGGTTAAGCTCTATCCTACTGGCGCATTGACACAAGGAAGCAAAGGCGAGGATTTAGCGGAATTGTTTGATATGGGTAATGCTGGAGCGGTTGCTTTTTACGATTACCAAAAACCGATTTCCAATCCAAACCTGATGAAAATTGCCTTGCAATATGCCAGTAATTTTGATGGACTGGTGTTCTCGTTTCCGCAAGAATCAAAAATTTCGGGACTTGGTGTTGCCAACGAACATATAAACAGTACTAAATTAGGATTAAAAGGAAATCCGGCGTTAGCAGAGGAATTACAAGTCGCACGAGATTTATTCCTATTGGAATATACCGAAGGCAAACTTCATATACCAACGATTTCAACAGTAAAATCAGTGGAATTGATTCGTGCTGCAAAGGCTAAGAAACTGGATGTAACGTGTAGCGTGGCCATTCATAACTTGGTTTTTACGGATGATGTTTTGCAAGAATTCGATACCAATTTTAAAGTGCTTCCGCCTTTAAGAACACAAACTGATTGTGAGGGGTTGATTGAAGGCCTAAAAGATGGCACCATCGATATGGTCACCACAGACCATAATCCGATAGATATTGAAGATAAAAAAATAGAATTTGATTATGCTAAATATGGCACCATCGGTTTAGAGTCGGCTTTTGGTGCACTCCAAAACATCTTTACGACTAAAAAAACGGTCAGTCTATTAACTCAAGGTAAATCCCGTTTTGGCATTTCTGAAACTGCGATTAGCGAAGGTCAAATTGCAGATTTAGCATTGTTTAATCCAGATACAACATACGAGTTTACTACTACTCACTTGTCGTCCCGTTCTAAGAATAGTATGTTTTTGGGTTCAAAACTGAAAGGCGCAACTTATGGCGTTATTGCTAATAATAAAATGGTATTAAAATAA
- a CDS encoding alpha/beta hydrolase — protein sequence MSKLHYITRPSSLKENAPLLIMCHGYGSDENDLFSFASELPEEFMIISLRAPYTMQPYGNAWYAINFDAEKGKWSDNEQAKQSVKLIAEFIDYACGTYAVDANNVTLLGFSQGTILSYAVALTYPEKVKNIIALSGYINVDILPEAIEPSDVAHLNFFCSHGSVDQVIPVDWAKKTPAFLEALNINHVYKEYPVGHGVAPQNFYDLKAWLDKYR from the coding sequence ATGTCGAAACTACATTATATTACAAGACCTTCTTCGCTTAAAGAAAACGCACCATTACTCATCATGTGCCATGGTTACGGTAGTGATGAAAATGATTTGTTTTCGTTCGCTTCGGAATTACCAGAAGAATTTATGATCATTTCCTTAAGAGCACCTTACACCATGCAACCCTATGGAAATGCGTGGTACGCCATAAATTTTGATGCCGAAAAAGGAAAATGGAGCGATAACGAACAAGCCAAACAATCCGTGAAATTAATAGCCGAATTTATTGATTACGCTTGTGGAACTTATGCTGTAGACGCAAACAATGTAACCCTTTTAGGCTTTAGTCAGGGTACGATATTAAGTTATGCCGTTGCATTGACCTATCCTGAAAAAGTAAAGAATATCATCGCCTTAAGTGGGTATATCAATGTAGATATTTTACCAGAAGCGATTGAACCCTCTGATGTTGCCCATCTTAACTTCTTCTGCTCCCATGGTTCCGTGGACCAAGTCATTCCTGTGGATTGGGCTAAAAAAACACCCGCTTTTTTAGAGGCCTTGAACATTAATCATGTGTATAAGGAATATCCTGTTGGACACGGCGTTGCACCTCAGAACTTTTATGATTTAAAGGCTTGGTTGGATAAATATAGGTAG
- a CDS encoding DJ-1/PfpI family protein has translation MEKLRNITLLTLIAILMSCNSNKSNKNSNSEAINQTNIETDTLTKHLKPFIPELPTIGLLMYNGVLQSEVIATSDVFAKPTADGKQLFNVVTIAETKNPITTEEGMHFVPDYTFENCPELTALFVPSAYDMFAQVHNEKIVNFIRAKNKEAEYVVSNCAGAQLIGASGIADGKKIVTWIGGGEQLQKEYPNLKVQNDSLVTFVEDGKFSSSNGNLASYISALNLVEKMTSAEHRKFVESYLYLDRLQEWED, from the coding sequence ATGGAAAAATTAAGGAACATAACATTATTGACACTTATAGCTATTTTGATGAGTTGTAATTCAAACAAATCAAATAAGAATTCCAATAGCGAAGCCATAAATCAAACAAATATTGAAACAGATACTTTAACCAAGCACCTAAAGCCATTTATACCTGAATTACCAACTATTGGACTTTTAATGTACAATGGGGTGTTGCAAAGTGAGGTTATTGCGACCTCAGACGTTTTTGCAAAGCCAACGGCAGACGGAAAACAATTGTTTAATGTAGTGACTATAGCCGAAACTAAAAACCCCATCACCACCGAAGAAGGGATGCACTTTGTACCGGATTATACGTTTGAAAACTGTCCAGAACTAACCGCTTTATTTGTGCCAAGTGCTTATGATATGTTTGCTCAAGTGCACAATGAGAAAATCGTGAATTTTATTAGAGCAAAGAATAAGGAAGCCGAATATGTGGTCAGCAACTGTGCTGGTGCGCAACTTATTGGTGCTTCTGGAATTGCAGATGGGAAGAAAATTGTCACTTGGATAGGTGGCGGCGAACAACTGCAAAAAGAATATCCGAATTTGAAAGTCCAAAACGATAGTCTCGTGACTTTTGTAGAAGACGGTAAATTCAGTTCCTCCAACGGGAATTTGGCGAGTTATATTTCAGCATTGAATTTGGTTGAAAAAATGACCAGCGCAGAACACCGAAAGTTTGTAGAAAGTTATTTGTATTTGGATAGGCTTCAGGAATGGGAAGACTAG
- a CDS encoding hydrolase — protein MKHKILMYLFIFSVLLLIFQYVNSKNIIDKYEKDIVTVKSQLSESEERIKTLEAQNFELGYFNIEGNEDALTYFEAQGYNTEKLIPAIIEGLYNMNDYEGEDHPIVPYVSMTDSKLLINKVRILNHKWIIANFTDGEFWGEIFVSYEIDENNDLKYKLVEYLMYPKVG, from the coding sequence ATGAAGCATAAAATTTTAATGTACTTATTCATTTTTTCTGTATTACTGCTCATTTTTCAATATGTGAATTCAAAAAACATCATTGATAAATATGAAAAAGATATTGTGACTGTAAAATCCCAGCTTTCCGAAAGTGAAGAACGGATTAAAACTTTGGAAGCACAGAATTTTGAATTGGGTTATTTCAATATTGAAGGCAACGAGGATGCCTTAACGTATTTTGAAGCACAAGGTTATAATACTGAAAAATTGATTCCTGCAATTATTGAAGGCCTTTATAATATGAATGATTACGAAGGCGAGGATCATCCAATTGTGCCTTATGTTTCCATGACGGATTCTAAATTATTAATCAATAAAGTCCGAATTTTAAATCACAAATGGATCATTGCCAATTTTACGGATGGCGAATTTTGGGGCGAGATATTTGTCTCTTATGAGATAGATGAAAACAACGATCTTAAATATAAATTGGTAGAGTATTTAATGTACCCGAAAGTAGGCTAG
- a CDS encoding MBL fold metallo-hydrolase, whose translation MKITFLGTGTSQGIPIIGSDHPVCLSDNPKDKRLRVSVLVEWDDYTFVVDCGPDFRQQMLRAKVTKIDGVIFTHEHADHTMGLDDIRPFFFRQGDISLYAHQRVFKALEKRFDYIFTTEKKYPGVPSVTKIEVKNESFLAGNLDIIPIEGLHYKLPVFGYRFHNFAYLTDMKTVSDEEIEKLQNLEVLVINALRIEPHISHFNLEEALNFIQRVNPKRAYLTHISHLLGFHDEVQQNLPENVFLAYDNLQITI comes from the coding sequence TTGAAAATTACATTTTTAGGTACTGGCACATCACAAGGTATTCCCATCATAGGAAGCGATCATCCTGTTTGCTTAAGCGACAACCCTAAAGATAAACGCTTACGGGTCTCGGTTTTGGTAGAATGGGACGATTATACGTTTGTGGTCGATTGTGGACCCGATTTCAGACAACAAATGCTCAGGGCAAAAGTCACTAAAATCGATGGTGTTATTTTTACCCATGAACATGCCGACCATACGATGGGATTAGATGACATTCGTCCGTTTTTCTTTCGTCAAGGCGATATTTCACTCTATGCGCATCAACGGGTGTTTAAGGCTTTAGAGAAACGCTTCGACTATATTTTTACAACAGAAAAGAAATATCCTGGCGTGCCGAGTGTGACAAAGATTGAAGTGAAAAATGAATCCTTTTTAGCAGGGAATCTTGATATTATTCCTATTGAAGGGTTGCATTATAAGCTTCCCGTTTTTGGATATCGATTTCATAATTTTGCGTACTTAACCGATATGAAGACTGTTTCGGACGAAGAAATAGAAAAACTTCAAAATTTAGAGGTTTTAGTGATTAATGCCCTACGGATAGAACCACATATTTCACATTTCAATTTAGAAGAAGCCTTAAATTTTATTCAACGTGTGAATCCTAAACGCGCTTATTTAACGCATATCAGTCATCTTTTAGGGTTTCATGATGAAGTACAACAAAACTTACCGGAAAACGTTTTTTTAGCTTACGATAACTTGCAAATTACCATTTAG
- a CDS encoding TonB-dependent receptor, which translates to MKDVTYTGDTEFENIPSLKDKALRINLNADIYGTFSEIGAGQETVRQFFRAGGASGTIAKAMSAYDKDFSDAIYGIEDDKRYVTEARLRKMLNHEVALTEERITRDKHPNKIFFSYANTVATIDFAKKYKGHGWVGIKYQVAPGAEYNDIVLHIRFKETDARLQQETLGKLGTNLIYGAFYKYNQPRKLLRYLYDHLDKDQLEIDTINFAGPVFKNIDNRLMSLQLVKNNMTDAVMFAPDGNNVLPARVLYKKNILTLRGSFRPVTKVNMDMFEKSYEMFIKENKVDKDKTQVIFEITLSNLRAEGKIDEQDFMDRAKLLCSLGQTVLISNFQEYYKLVEYFSQYSRARMGLAMGINNLVDIFDEKYYRHLSGGILEAFGKLFYKDLRVYLYPMQNDDGSLTTSENLKVHPRMKELYKFFKYNGKVVDISEYDTSNLSVFSRTVLKMISENEDGWEPMLPEGVSKLIKEKSLFGYEAEEVMHKN; encoded by the coding sequence ATGAAGGATGTAACGTACACAGGCGACACGGAATTTGAAAATATTCCATCACTTAAAGACAAGGCCTTGCGAATTAACCTTAATGCCGATATTTATGGTACCTTTTCTGAAATTGGAGCAGGTCAAGAAACGGTTCGTCAGTTTTTTAGGGCAGGTGGTGCTTCTGGTACCATTGCCAAAGCCATGTCTGCATACGATAAAGACTTTAGTGATGCTATTTATGGCATTGAAGACGACAAACGTTATGTTACTGAGGCCAGACTTCGTAAAATGCTAAATCATGAAGTTGCTCTAACCGAAGAGCGCATTACAAGGGACAAGCATCCAAACAAAATATTCTTCTCATACGCCAATACCGTTGCTACCATAGATTTTGCTAAAAAGTACAAAGGCCATGGTTGGGTTGGGATCAAATATCAAGTTGCTCCAGGTGCTGAATATAATGATATTGTTTTACATATTCGTTTTAAGGAAACCGATGCGCGTTTACAGCAAGAGACACTCGGTAAATTAGGAACTAACTTAATTTATGGTGCGTTTTACAAATACAATCAACCACGAAAATTATTACGTTATTTATACGATCACTTAGATAAAGACCAGTTAGAAATTGATACCATCAATTTTGCAGGTCCTGTTTTTAAAAATATAGATAACCGATTAATGAGTTTGCAGCTGGTTAAAAATAATATGACTGATGCCGTAATGTTCGCGCCAGATGGGAATAATGTTTTGCCAGCGCGTGTACTTTACAAAAAGAATATCTTAACACTTAGAGGTAGCTTCAGACCTGTTACAAAGGTCAACATGGATATGTTTGAGAAATCCTACGAAATGTTCATTAAAGAGAATAAAGTGGATAAGGATAAAACTCAAGTTATTTTCGAAATTACCTTATCTAACTTAAGAGCCGAAGGTAAAATTGATGAGCAAGATTTTATGGATCGTGCGAAACTTCTATGTTCATTAGGACAAACCGTATTGATTTCCAACTTCCAAGAATATTACAAACTGGTGGAATACTTCTCTCAATATTCTAGAGCAAGAATGGGATTAGCAATGGGTATCAACAATCTTGTTGATATTTTTGATGAGAAATATTACCGTCATTTAAGTGGTGGAATTTTAGAGGCCTTTGGAAAACTGTTCTATAAAGATTTACGTGTGTATTTATATCCGATGCAAAATGACGATGGCAGCTTAACCACTAGCGAAAACCTTAAGGTACATCCACGTATGAAAGAACTTTACAAATTCTTTAAGTACAACGGCAAAGTGGTGGATATTTCTGAATATGATACGTCCAACCTTTCTGTTTTCTCAAGAACCGTTCTAAAAATGATCTCAGAAAATGAAGACGGTTGGGAACCTATGCTACCAGAAGGTGTTTCTAAACTGATTAAGGAAAAAAGCTTGTTTGGTTACGAAGCAGAGGAGGTTATGCATAAGAATTAA
- a CDS encoding MBL fold metallo-hydrolase — MKRNFTLIFCLIITFGFSQIKEIQIEFIGNCGLHMTDGITNFYIDFPYKSGAHGYMEFEESELDSVKENSIFIFTHKHSDHYSKRNLKKVIKKKGGETYGVSNISELEELGESIENFEIETFKTDHTVFGISFRHYSYLITWHNKKIYLSGDTTEPKTIGKMEKIDLAFVPYWILENAKEQNMTIDAKLFAVYHLHPDQIPSAKENWDEVENIRPLVEQGDKITIELESERTTVDNKRI, encoded by the coding sequence ATGAAAAGAAATTTTACTCTGATTTTTTGCTTAATTATAACTTTTGGGTTTTCACAAATAAAAGAAATTCAAATCGAATTTATTGGGAATTGTGGATTACATATGACTGATGGAATCACAAATTTCTATATAGATTTCCCATATAAATCTGGAGCTCATGGCTATATGGAATTTGAAGAATCGGAATTAGATAGTGTTAAAGAAAATTCTATTTTCATTTTCACCCATAAACACTCTGACCATTACTCTAAAAGGAATCTAAAAAAAGTAATAAAGAAAAAAGGCGGAGAGACATATGGTGTTTCTAATATTTCGGAATTAGAAGAGTTAGGAGAATCCATAGAAAATTTTGAAATAGAAACATTTAAAACTGACCATACTGTTTTTGGAATTTCATTCCGCCACTACTCGTATTTAATTACTTGGCACAACAAAAAAATCTATTTATCAGGCGATACAACCGAACCTAAAACTATTGGGAAAATGGAAAAAATTGATTTAGCATTTGTTCCTTATTGGATTTTGGAAAACGCCAAAGAACAAAATATGACAATTGATGCGAAGCTATTCGCTGTTTATCATTTACATCCTGACCAAATACCAAGTGCAAAAGAAAATTGGGATGAAGTAGAAAATATTAGACCTTTGGTTGAACAAGGAGATAAAATTACGATTGAATTAGAATCTGAACGTACTACTGTGGATAACAAACGTATCTAA
- the bcp gene encoding thioredoxin-dependent thiol peroxidase produces the protein MTHLKAGDKAPDFSAKDEQGNTISLSDYKGKKLVVFFYPKASTPGCTAEACNLNDNYERFKAQGFEILGVSADSAKRQSNFKNKYGFQYPLLADEDKAVIEAFGVWGPKKFMGREYDGIHRTTFVIDENGVLEDVITKVKTKAHTEQILES, from the coding sequence ATGACACACTTAAAAGCAGGAGACAAAGCACCAGATTTTTCAGCAAAAGATGAACAGGGAAATACAATCTCATTATCAGATTATAAAGGTAAGAAATTGGTCGTTTTTTTCTATCCAAAAGCAAGCACGCCTGGTTGTACTGCAGAGGCCTGCAACCTAAATGATAATTATGAGCGCTTTAAGGCACAAGGCTTCGAGATTTTAGGAGTCAGTGCTGATAGTGCTAAAAGACAATCTAACTTTAAAAATAAATACGGATTTCAATATCCATTATTAGCGGACGAAGATAAAGCGGTTATTGAAGCCTTTGGGGTTTGGGGACCTAAAAAATTTATGGGAAGGGAATATGACGGTATTCACAGAACCACTTTTGTCATTGATGAAAATGGTGTTTTGGAAGATGTTATTACTAAGGTAAAAACTAAAGCTCATACGGAGCAAATTTTGGAATCCTAA
- a CDS encoding endonuclease III domain-containing protein: MTKQEKVDFVINTLNRIYPTIPIPLEHKDPYTLLIAVLMSAQSTDVRVNKITPLLFKRADNPYDMIKLSVEEIREIIKPVGLSPMKSKGIHGLSHILIDKHNGKVPKTYEELEALPAVGHKTAAVVLSQAFDIPAFPVDTHIHRLMYRWNLTNGKNVVQTEKDAKRIFPEELWNDLHLQIIWYGREYSPARGWDLEKDIITKTIGRKSVLNDYYKKKKR, from the coding sequence ATGACTAAGCAAGAAAAGGTAGATTTTGTTATAAATACGTTAAATCGAATATATCCTACAATTCCGATTCCACTGGAACACAAAGATCCCTATACCTTATTGATAGCGGTTTTGATGTCGGCACAAAGTACAGATGTACGTGTCAATAAAATCACACCGTTGCTATTTAAACGTGCAGACAATCCATACGATATGATTAAACTGAGTGTTGAGGAAATCAGGGAAATTATAAAACCGGTTGGCTTGTCTCCAATGAAAAGCAAAGGCATCCATGGCTTATCCCATATTTTAATTGATAAGCACAATGGTAAAGTACCAAAAACCTACGAGGAACTTGAAGCATTACCTGCAGTTGGTCATAAAACAGCTGCTGTGGTTTTATCACAAGCTTTTGATATTCCTGCGTTTCCTGTGGATACTCATATTCATCGCTTAATGTACCGCTGGAATTTAACCAATGGTAAAAATGTAGTACAAACCGAAAAAGATGCTAAACGTATTTTTCCTGAAGAACTTTGGAATGATCTCCATCTTCAAATTATTTGGTATGGAAGAGAGTATTCACCTGCTCGTGGTTGGGATTTGGAAAAGGATATTATCACTAAAACGATTGGCAGAAAATCGGTCTTGAATGACTATTATAAAAAGAAGAAGCGTTAG
- a CDS encoding RNA polymerase sigma factor — protein MKRELIQDAELVSDYINGNENALSILIERHKQKIYSFIYSKVYDRDVTEDVFQDTFIKVIRTLKRGKYNEEGKFLPWVMRIAHNLVIDHFRKNKRMPKFQNAGDFSIFSVLSDSSLNAEKTIIKNQVESDVRRIIEELPEDQKQVLLMRMYQDMSFKEISERTGVSINTALGRMRYALINMRKVIEQNNIVLTN, from the coding sequence ATGAAAAGAGAACTTATCCAAGACGCGGAGTTGGTCAGCGACTACATTAACGGCAACGAGAATGCCCTTTCAATTTTGATAGAAAGGCATAAGCAAAAAATTTACAGTTTTATTTATTCTAAGGTTTATGACAGAGATGTTACTGAAGATGTTTTTCAGGATACCTTTATTAAAGTCATTAGAACTTTAAAACGCGGAAAATATAACGAAGAAGGTAAATTTTTACCTTGGGTAATGCGAATTGCCCACAATTTGGTTATTGACCATTTTAGAAAAAATAAGCGTATGCCAAAATTTCAAAATGCAGGTGACTTCAGTATTTTTTCTGTGTTGAGTGATTCGAGTTTAAACGCTGAAAAAACGATTATAAAGAACCAGGTAGAATCTGACGTTCGACGTATAATAGAGGAATTACCAGAAGATCAAAAGCAAGTACTGTTGATGCGTATGTATCAAGATATGAGTTTTAAGGAAATCTCGGAACGTACTGGTGTAAGTATCAATACGGCATTAGGAAGAATGCGCTATGCCTTGATTAATATGCGAAAGGTAATTGAGCAAAATAATATAGTTTTAACAAATTGA